Sequence from the Deltaproteobacteria bacterium genome:
GGGCCCGAGATCTTCCCAGCGCTGCGGAAACCGGCCGCCCTGACCGCTGAAGCGCTGCAGGGCGTCGACGTCCTGCTCCTTCTTCAGCAGCGCACCGATGAAGGGGATGTGAGCCTCGATCTTCTCCATGCTGATCCCTGAACGCAACAGCGCGCTGATCCAGTCGATCAGCTCGGAGGTCGACGGCTTCTTGCGCAGCTCGTTCTGCTGGCGCAGCCAGTAGAACTTGATCAGCACCTGATCGAGGAGTTTGGCGTCGAGGTGGGGGTGGTGGACGTCGATGATCTTGC
This genomic interval carries:
- a CDS encoding MoxR family ATPase translates to EEVSAQHRPVVMITSNNEKELPDAFLRRCIFYYIEFPDVPLMRKIIDVHHPHLDAKLLDQVLIKFYWLRQQNELRKKPSTSELIDWISALLRSGISMEKIEAHIPFIGALLKKEQDVDALQRFSGQGGRFPQRWEDLGPKYNQ